The Candidatus Binatia bacterium genome segment TTGGAACGAGACGGAGCAACTGCTCCCGATTCCAGAGGAAGTGACCATCGGGATGTGTCTGCTTCCACCGCGCGATTAGGTCGAGCTCATCGCTTCGAAGCCCGGACACTCCCTCGGGGCCCTCCGCGTCGTCGGGAAGGAAGTACCCGCGACCGCCGCCGAGCGCGATGCCTATCTTCGAACCGACTTCTCCGTCGACCAGTTGCCGCGCGAGATCGACGCAGCCGGCCTCGATCGCCTCAGACGGCATGTCGGCGTCCGATTCCCAGTTCCGCTCGGGCGTGTGGCCGAAGGCTGCCGCCGGGGTCGCATGCGTGAGCCGCGCCGTCGTGACCACACCGGTCGCCATACCCGCCTTCTGCGCAACTTCAAATAGGCTCGAAACCTCACGGCCCGCCGCCGAGGCACAATCGCCACGCGTGACGCCCTCGCTCAGACCGACGATACCCGCCTTCGTCTTGACCCCGGCGAGCAAGGCCGTGCCGGCCCCGGCAGAATCAGCGACCTGCTGATTCGTGTTGTAGGTCTTCAGCAGCGCGCGATGCGGGAGCCGCTCGAAGCTGAGCACGTTCTCTTCGCCGGGCTCACCGCGGAGCTGGCCCTCGTAGATTCGCGCCGCCGTAACCGTCGCGACGTCGAGTCCGTCGCCCACGAAGAGGATCACGTTCTTCGCCTGACCGACTATCCGCCGCGTGGCTTCGATCTCCGCCAGCGTCTTCTCACCGGAACGGAACCAGGGGTCGTTCTCTTGCGCGAGCGTCGGCTCCGCCCGACGACTACCGCCGGCGCAGCCGGTGACGAGAAGCGCGGCGCAAACGTAGAAGAGAAGACGAGACGACACGATGCCTCAACCCGCCGCCGGACACTGCGCTTCGCGCTGACGCCTCGTGCTGTGCACGGGATCGTCGTCGAAGCGCGGAATTACATTCTTTCCGAATGTTTCGATGGAATTCACCGCCTGCTCGCGGCTCATCGTGTTGTTCAGAACACCAAAGATGAGCTGATCGCATCCCACATCGAGATACTTCTGGGCGCCGTGAGCGCAGTCCTCCGGATCTCCGGCAACGAGGAGGCCGGAATCGATCTGCTCCTGGATCGTCTCCGGAGTGGGCTCGGGGATCAGAGCCGGCCACTTCGGGATGCCGTCGGGGTGCGGGAACGAGTCGAGCCAGCGAAACACGAGGCTCTGATAGTACGCGCTTCCGATGCTGCACGCGAGATCGCGCGCCTTCTTCCCGTCCTCGTCACAGATCAAACGACTCACGCAAGCCACGTTGTCGTTCACGTAGTCACCGACCGGATCACAGTCGCGGATCGCCTTCTTGTAGGTCTCTATGAGCGGCGCAATCTGTTCGGGCGGACCGAGCGTGAAGCACAGCGCACCCATCCCCAGCCGTCCCGCCTTCTCGAACGTAGAGGGGCTCCCACAGGCGATCCACAGCGGCGGATGCGGGCGGGTGTAAGGCTTCGGCAGCACGAGTCGGTCGGGCATCGAGAAGTGCTTGCCCTCGTAGGAGTACCGCTCGTCCTTCATCATCCGCAGAATCTCGACCAGAGCCTCATCGTGCATCGAACGAGTGGTGTCTCCGTCAGGGATCCCGAACCCCTGAAACTCGGTGCTCGACGAGCCTCGGCCGACACCGAACTCGAACCGCCCCTCGGTGAGATGATCCATCATTGCGACGCGCTCGGCGACGCGCGCCGGCGGATTCACCGGCGGCGTGATGTTCAGGATCCCGGTCGAGATGTGGATGTTCTTGGTCCGAGCTCCGATGAAGCCGCCGAAGACCTCACTCGCGGAAAGGTGGGAATACTCCTCGAGGAAGTGGTGCTCGGTCATCCACGCGTACTTGAAGCCCACGCGGTCGGCTGCTTCGGCCGTCGCCACCTCATCCATGATTCGCGCGTGCTCGAGAGCACGCTGCGCCTCGGCCTCGGGCTGAAGCGGGACGTGCGCCGAGTGAAAGGTACCGAATTCCATGAGGTAGTCGTGCCATGCCTTCGCGCGTTGCGAAAGCCGAGCGGCTGGATCCCGCGGTCAGCCCACCACGTCGGCCAGGCTCGTCCCCTGGAGCTTCCGGATGGAGCGGTAGAGGGGCATGACCAGCTTCTCGAGCACCCACGGATCGCGGGTCTGCTCAGCAAACGCCGGTCGCGCGGCGAGGGCGACGTGCCAACGCAGCAGATTCGCATGAACGCTGAGATCATACCCCGTGCGGCGCAGTCGGTTGGTCGTGATGAACCACGCGATGTCCAACACCGAAAGGCGATCCCCGATGAGCCACGCGGACGACGCGAGTCGAGCGTCCAGCATTTCGAACACCGCCCGATGGGCCGCGGCCGAGGCGCGCGCGGTCTCGTCGTCGATCCCGTCGCGGGCGTAGTCGCGCCACCACTTCACCTCGAGCGCTCGCTTCGGATTCATGGCGCCCTCTCGTTCGTAGCGCTCGAGAGTCTCCTCGGACTTGATCGCCACGCGCCGCGGGACCAGGAACCCCATCGTCAGGTTCCGCAGATGCACGTGCAGGCTGTCCTCGAGGTCCAGATTCTCCTTGGCCCACGCGCGCTCCTCGGCGTTCTGGGGGAAGAATGGCTCCGCCTCCGATGGGAAGTGACCATCGAGGTACTCCAGGATGTCGTTGCTCTCCACGTGGACGACCCCGTCGTGCACGAGCACCGGCACGACTCCGCGCGGATTGATGCCGAGGTACCAGGCGCTGACGTGCTCCTCGCGCATCAGATCGACCTGGTGGGATTCGTACGGGACCCCCTTCTCATGCAGCAGGACGCGGACCTTCTGCGAACAGGTCGAACTGCGGAAGTGGAGCAGGTGCAGCCCCTTCCAGGACTTCACTTCTACGGTCGCGA includes the following:
- a CDS encoding alkaline phosphatase → MSSRLLFYVCAALLVTGCAGGSRRAEPTLAQENDPWFRSGEKTLAEIEATRRIVGQAKNVILFVGDGLDVATVTAARIYEGQLRGEPGEENVLSFERLPHRALLKTYNTNQQVADSAGAGTALLAGVKTKAGIVGLSEGVTRGDCASAAGREVSSLFEVAQKAGMATGVVTTARLTHATPAAAFGHTPERNWESDADMPSEAIEAGCVDLARQLVDGEVGSKIGIALGGGRGYFLPDDAEGPEGVSGLRSDELDLIARWKQTHPDGHFLWNREQLLRLVPKKNEQVLGLFEADHMAFESDRDRAGEPSLTEMASAALDALSKNDDGYVLLVEAGRIDHAHHYDNAYRALMGTVELAAAVQLAMDRTDPDDTLIIVTSDHGHTMTIAGYPTRGNPILGKVVSNDASGQPETVPARALDGMPYTTLSYANGPSAARGMPRPDLTGFDTTTTNFQQPAQVPLSMETHGGADVPSYARGPMAHLLTGTAEQSYVFNVILRAAGLAP
- a CDS encoding LLM class flavin-dependent oxidoreductase; this encodes MEFGTFHSAHVPLQPEAEAQRALEHARIMDEVATAEAADRVGFKYAWMTEHHFLEEYSHLSASEVFGGFIGARTKNIHISTGILNITPPVNPPARVAERVAMMDHLTEGRFEFGVGRGSSSTEFQGFGIPDGDTTRSMHDEALVEILRMMKDERYSYEGKHFSMPDRLVLPKPYTRPHPPLWIACGSPSTFEKAGRLGMGALCFTLGPPEQIAPLIETYKKAIRDCDPVGDYVNDNVACVSRLICDEDGKKARDLACSIGSAYYQSLVFRWLDSFPHPDGIPKWPALIPEPTPETIQEQIDSGLLVAGDPEDCAHGAQKYLDVGCDQLIFGVLNNTMSREQAVNSIETFGKNVIPRFDDDPVHSTRRQREAQCPAAG
- a CDS encoding glutathione S-transferase family protein, whose product is MIIPDDEVATVEVKSWKGLHLLHFRSSTCSQKVRVLLHEKGVPYESHQVDLMREEHVSAWYLGINPRGVVPVLVHDGVVHVESNDILEYLDGHFPSEAEPFFPQNAEERAWAKENLDLEDSLHVHLRNLTMGFLVPRRVAIKSEETLERYEREGAMNPKRALEVKWWRDYARDGIDDETARASAAAHRAVFEMLDARLASSAWLIGDRLSVLDIAWFITTNRLRRTGYDLSVHANLLRWHVALAARPAFAEQTRDPWVLEKLVMPLYRSIRKLQGTSLADVVG